The nucleotide sequence ATCAAAAGTATTGTATCAGTTTTCTCCAGTGCTGACATCTTTTCCATTATCCAGATTAACAACGACAGATATTCCTCATGATGTCATTCCCAGCCCTATTTAATGACAGTGATGATCAGACACACTGGACCTAAAGAATAAACTGGTTGCTGCATTCCTCGTCAACTCTAATTTTATCTTTCGCaaatatgtacaaaaacaacattaaattgtttgtcatgtttatttctCTAATATTCTTAACATCTTTTAGTGGCTTACATTAAAACCTTGGAATAACAGATAAACGTCAGCCACAGCTCCATGGGCTTTTACTTCTCTTTTGCGAATGATACTTTTCTGTGCTAAAATTGCATTCAAAGTACTATTACCAGCTCTAAGCCAAAACTGTTCATCTGTTAATTTTCTCTCACTCACTGCAATCGTTATATTCGTATAACCTGCCGAGCTTTATGAGCGTACAATAGGAAGTTAATTATCTGAAAAATCGTTGGCTACATGATTTTCATTGCATTTTGCAATAGTCACCAtctttgcatggccaggtggttaaggcactcgactcgtaatctgatggtcgcagttcgaatccccgtcacaccaaacatgctcgccctttgagtcgtgggggcgttataatgtgacggtcaattccactattcgttggtaaaagagaagcccaagacttggcggtgagtggtgatgactaggagccttccctgtagtcttgaactgttaaattagggacggctagcgcagatagccttcgtgtagctttgcgcgaaattctaaacaaacaaacgaacaccACCTTTGACAAAATTCAATCTCCTTGCCAGGCAGCTCACACCTATATCACATTTGTGACTTTTTCTGCAACTTTTTATTCTACTGTTTGGTTTGGAGCTTCATAAGTACATACGAACTTGAAATTTCTcgatattttattaacttaatttaAGAGCAACCTGATTCATCCAAATCGTTCAGAAGACTTTCTCTACTGAGTTCATCCTTTTTCTGATATTATTTCTAATGGTGTTTTTGGCGTTTATTTCTTTGCTCAGCGGTTTATCTTTCATCATACAGTCTCTTTTAGTTTCTATTTTTTGCTGATTTCTTTTACGATAGCAAATGTGTTTAACTTCTGCTACTTCTGTTTGGGGTTTCAGCTTCCCATGCTTTTTCTTCCATTACAATCTGTTTGCATTTCTGCATTACTTCTAACATTCCAATTAAAGGTTTATTACAGTTCCTCAGATATATGAATTCTAATGTcataatatgaaaacaacaaacatttttagaGCCCTTGATTTTAATCATAgttaaaatatacaacattatGTGTCACCTTGATATaagttgaaaataatatatatagcatCTGAAAATCAAAACTTCGTGGTTTGAGTACTAAACAAACGCACCTTCATATCTATAATCTTTAATTGCctatgataaaatgtttttttctgtcacATCACTATTCCTACTTTCTTATGTAGCTGCAGATGTTTGACCTCTGCCTATGATAAACTGTCTGTTTCTATCACATCACCATTTTTACTGCCTTACACATGTATGTAGCTGCAGATGTTTCCATTGGATAATCTGTTGTCACTGTATGCAGTTAACAAGTGTTACTGAATAGTTGCTAAGCGTATACTGAAGCGAAAAGGGTGTAACAAAGATGGAAAAAGCAAAAAAATAGACTTTACCAGTAAAGACCACCTTGGATTTTGAGTAAGTATTAAAACATGGATGgacataataaaatgaaaatgcgGAAGATGTGAATGTTTactgaaataacttttattaatattgtaaatagcTTCTCGgcaaatattaaaatagagtGGAAATATCTGAGATTGGATGACATAACTATTGGTCAAAATGTATACAATCATCAGGAAAGTTTCACAACAGAATGAAAATAGTTAATGTGGGTGGgcctaatgaaaaataaatgcgAGTAATAATCTACATAATTGTTCGGTAAGTATTAAAATAGAATGTAAATACTTAAGACAGATGGATCTGATACAATAACTGCATGTAATAATCtagatacgagggctgttcaaaaaatacgcggactgtttgaattgcgcggctccagttgattccaggggaatccgcttggtgtcgctaggttcgcacagatcagctgattacgacgccatttcccgattgcagatatcttcatttgtgtattagctacgcggttttaagggaagtgcgattttttcgtttggcggatttcagaatgaatgacctgaaggagcaacgactcactgtgaaattttgtgttaaacttggaaactctgcgactgaaacttttgctatgcttaacacggcttacgatgatgttgctatgaagcgtacggcatgtttcaagtggcatgaacgttttaaggatggtcgacagtccattgaatatgatgagcgtcctggacatccttccacgtcaactgacgacccacacgtcgacaaaatcaacaccctggtgcgggcaaatcgacgtctgactatcagggagcttgctgaagagtgtgggatatcagttggatcttgttacgagattttgaccgaaaaattgaagatgcaccgcgttgctgcgaaatttgtgcctcagaactcgtgagatttggccaaacactcgatcactgttcttccccaccccacccTACTCACCTGTCCTtctccttgagatattttcttgttcctcaaactcaaaagacccttgaaaggaagaagatttgagacgattcccgagattaaggcaaatgcgacgaaggagctggaggacattacaaaagaagcgtaccaggactgtttcaacaagtggaaacaccgttgggataagtgtgtgcgttggggaggagagtactttgaaggggtcccagacctgaacttctaaataaagtacattttgttttatgacgtcagtccgcgtattttttgaacagccctcgtatttatTTGGTAGGCATTGGGACACGAAAAATAAATTCGTACCTACTTTATATTAGTAAGAATGTTTACACACAAACatgatatttttatctttatcacTTACGGCCCAACATAGTCAcctgagttaaggcgttcgactcgtaatccgagcgttgtgggttcgaatcccggtcgcaccaaacatactctcattTTCAACCgtgcggacgttataatgtgactattcgttggtaaaagagtagctaaattagggagagctaccgcatggacgttataatgtgactattcgttggtaaaagagtagctaaattagggagagctaccGCATATAACCCTAATGTAGGTtggcgcgaaattccaaaataaaaaaaaaaatctttatcacTTCCTGGGTACAACCATTTtagttataatttctttttaatttactaGATCATTTCACAAAATTTCAACTTTACTCTTTTAATTCTTTGATCTATAgtcattaaaactgtttataatgacttcattttttatgtgaaaaacgTCAATAGACCAACCTTTGAAATAAACAAGGcttaaaattagttataaaaacCACGTTAACTAACGATGAAGTTTCCAAACATTCCTCTTGGCTTGTCGATGGCGAAATTAAAATCACGTCTTTTGTGCAGTGAATTGTGAAAGATAAAGGACAGGTCTGAAATGGTGTTTTTTTCACGCTTCTGGTTTTGAATCAGCCACGGACAAATTAAGAGAAATAAGTGAAGAAACGTACGCagttaacacgagttttataataaattcctGGACTGTTGATTTTTAAACTTCCTCAGCCTTCGATGTTTAAACTGAGTTGAAAAGTTTCACCGAACATTTTCTTTGCAACATTGTCTTcttattaaactataatatttagtataatactatagtataatgatttacataaagtatttatttctCTGATTTGTATTTATTGGCGTTTACAAAAACTTGATTACCCAAAAGTAATGCTAAAATAATATTGacatattattcattattgttaCTACTAGTTCTCCAGGTTCAGCACTAAATATTAAAACGGGAAATTATGAAGATAATTTCAACAAAACATATAGATTttagacggcccggcatggccaagcgtgttaaggcgtgggactcgtaatctgatggtcgcgggttcgcatcccagtcgcgccaaacatgctcgccctttcagccgtgggggcgttatatgtgatgatcaataccactattcgttggtaaaagagtagcccaagagttggcggtgggtggtgatgactagctgccttccctctagtcttacactgctaagttagggacggctagcacaggtactcttgtggagctttgtgcgaaattcaaaaacaaacaaacaaaacgatttTAGACACAGATAAATTTTGTAGAGAGtggatttaaaacaaattaactaacgGTGGCAAAGAAAgtatactttaaaaaatcagtaagtctaataataatatatggtgcAACTATctgaaataatttacatattcatattatttaataatgtcaCATATTGACGAATGGATTTCAAGGGAATTTCTttagaaacatttacaaaaaaaaacagtacttGATAAATGCTATTTGCTTCTTTCCATAGTTCACGATGAAGGTGCATActtcccgatcgcaccaaacgtgctcgccctttcagccgtgggtgtattattatgtaacggtcgatcccactattcattggtaaaagggtagcccaagagttggcggtgagtggtgatgactagctgccttccctctagtcttccactgctaaattagacacggctagcgcagacgtccctcgtgtagctttgcgcgaaattcaaaacaaaacaaaaacaaacttggtGCACAGTATGATCTACAACTCGTACTTTTTAATCGTATTCCTGTTAAAAACAGTGGCAAGATAAAACATAAGGTGAgagtttagttatttgtttaaattaaagcttCAATTCTAGCATTTACTATTTTGTTGCTCTTCCAAATTTTTAGCTATggagtacttttatataaatgcaGCATTAATTCAAGGATAGGAAATTACTCGTTAAATCAGtcacttattttatataatataaagtaactCCGAGTAGGTCAAAGATAAGTTTACTTACTTACAGCAATAAAAGCCAcgactcgtggtggacagagcttAGGTATCAAGTGACCTTTTATGTAGTTATACgttacaaaattgtttgttttggaagttcgcacaaagctactcaagggctatctgtgctagccgtccctaatttagcagtgtaagactagaaagaaggcagctagtcatcaccacccaccgccaactcttgggctactcttttaccaacgaatagtgggattgaccgtcacattatacaccctcacggctgggagggcgagcatgtttagcgcgacgcgggcgccaacccgcgactctcagattacgtgtcgcacgccttacgcgcttggccatgccaggccatgttacaaaagaaaatcaaataataatttaccaCGAATGTGTAAAATATTCTCGGTGGAGCTACccctattgtttgtttgtttttgaatttcgcacaaagctactcgagggctatctgcgctagccgtccctaatttagcagtgtaagactagaaggaaggcagctggttctATGGTTCACCATAAAATCTGCAAAATAAATACATCTATTCCAAATTTAGTACCTATTGACTAATCAACTATATATTTTTCTCGATAATTCAAggaacactatatatatatttctattttacaagTACGCATTTATTCACTTACAACTTAACCTTTctattatattagtaatgtttaTTCTCGATTAGTCTTGGTTTCTGTTTATCTGTGCAATGACaaattggtaaaagggtagcccaagagttggcggtggtgatggaatctaatggtgataactaactaactaatagaCTAGGgagcttaatttaaaaaaaattaagcctTAAACAgactttttataacttttaattggCACACGATGTCACATACATTATCATTGTGTAAATAAGGATTTATTCACTAATCAAATAAATCTTGTTATTCTaaacatacgtatatatttacTACTCAGACATTTACTATTTATAAAGAGCAATACTTCCTAATTTATTACTAAATTTGTATTCACTGATCGAATATACATGTCTATTCTATACATAATTCTTCAGTTACTGACCTGATATCCATTTCtattaaaatagtaattatttattaattggtTGACTATACACTATTAAACCTGTAACTAGTTGAATGCAGACAgcttatatatttttaacgttgttggttgtttgtttaaagaggcccggcatggccgggtgggttaaggcgttcgattcgtcttctgaaggttgcaggttcgaatccctgtacgCCAGACATGCTCAACCttacagctgtgggggcgttataatatggcggtcaatctcactattcgttggtaaaagagtaacccaagagttggcggtgggtggtgatgactagctgccattcctctagccttacactgctaaattagggatggctagcgcagatagccctcgtgtaactttgcacgaaattaaaaaaacaaaaatatttaaactcgCAAACATCAAAAATAGTTTCGAAAAATATctcatctgttttgttttttttcaaaagctaATCCTGAGCTGTTgtctaaaaataacacaattattAAGTTCTGCAATCGTTAATCATACAAATGAGTTATTCCTTACCAAGCATTTTTATCACCGCCCGTCTAGAAGAATGGTGGTTTCCTCGAGTATTACTAAGTTCAGGAGATGACTCCACGCGACCAATGGTGGAGCGCCGCAGCTTGAGTCCAATCAGAACGTATAGCAGTGAGATAGCTGTTAGGGGAAGGAAGAAGAAAAGGAAGGTAGATACTTCGAAGATGTAGGGTAACATCCGTTTCATACCGCACGCCGCAGACTCAGAAATAAGCGTGTCGTTATATTTCAGTTGATAGACTATACCGAACTGGAAGACGACAGGAACGGAGCATAGCGCAGCGACAACCCAGATACCAACGATAATTTTAATGGCCCGAGACAGCTGGGACATTCGGTAGGCTCGGAGAGGACGGCAGATTGCCAGGTATCGCTCCACAGTAAAAGCCGTTATAGTTAAGATGGAGGCGTTGGTTGAAGTCTCTGATGTCAAACCTCTGATGATACAAAAACTTTCTCCAAAGATATATGGATAACTCTGCCAAAGAAGGTAAATCTCTTGCGGTAGGCCCAAAACCAATAGTAAAACGTCAGAAACTGCCAGACTGAAAAGGTAATAGTTAGTAGCAGTATGCATGTACTTGTTCCTAGCAATGACCACACACGTGCAGATGTTACCTATGACCCCGGTGAGTAAGATAACCGAGTAAATTGAAGTCATAGGAATGACCATAGAAAGAGCAGCGCGTTTGGGGCCTAACTGCTCcagtatatattttgtaatatttacttcaTTAGCCATAATTAGCACTTAAATTTGATTCGATAAAACGTTCAAAATGCACAAACAAAGCTGGTAAATCAGATAAGACTCAACTAAAATACTCTTCGTACAACTGATGTCAGTAATCTGAAAGTTAATAACGTTtggttaagtttttaaaaaacaaacaacttattgtTAAAACCATATGCTTGGTGTGGTAAGTGAGCTAGATTGTCGTATTCTAGACTCATTCACCAGGACTCAAACTGTGGCTGGCTTCACGTTAGAGACGCTCAACCTCTCCAAAATACGCAGCTCAGCGAACTGAAGCTGCCCGCTGTGAGCTGCGCCGTGCATGCTACAAGTTTCCATTATTCCAGCAACCTGGTTGGATAAATGTCGCCCAAAATCGATACAATCACGCTTTCTGTTCTCTGGTTCATAGCTTTTCTCATGATCTAAAATCTGAGGGGTCCTGCTGCAGAAGTGGAAACTAAAGTAAGCGTCCTGGCTAACagagaaaacatattttttaatttacaccTGTGTAATGCTAATTTGAAAAGCAGTAAGAGAGATAACATAGCTTTGGCTACGTGAGTAAATTCCACACGAGGTAAGGATTTAATTTCTCGTATCTCTGAGTAACCAAGACGATAAACGTATATGATACTTAAAATAGACAAAATATTACATATCAGAGTACTTTTTGCATCTAAAGTTTCAGATCATATGGCAACAATATTGAGTTCAAGAAAACGAAACTAAGAAATCGAAATGAAAACTTGTCTAAGCCCTTTGTGAAAACACGTTGTGACGTAATAAAAATAGCTAGTATTGATTTCGGCTTTTGATATTATAAACATCTATTATTAATTATGTGAGAACAAGATTATTCTGTGATCTAATTGTAAacgaacaaataatttttataagtgGTAGTTCGGTGAACTTGAATCTGTGCTTCAGAATGCCCACATTGTCTATTGGTTTGTTTAAATGTTTCGTTTGAAGTCTTTTTGtgttggaattttgcacaaatctacttgagatctatctgtgctagccgttcctaatttagcagtgtaagactagagggaaggcagctagtcatcaccacccaccgccaactcttaggctactcttttaccaacgaatagtgggattgaccactacattataacgctcccacggctgaaagggcgagcatgtttggcgcgacggggatgcgaacccgcgaccctcagattacgagtcgcacgccttaacacgcttggacataCCGGGCCTCGTTTGAAATCAATACAAATCATAACCTACTGATTTTTCTTAAGAATGAGGCACCAATGTTTGCAAAAATAGTCGATTTAATTCAAACTAGTTCATAACTAGTGTCCTTGcttttataatttgatttttaaaaaatcctgagaATCGGAAATTGCCCATACTGGATGAGCGAGAAGAGTGAGTGTGCTCATAGTTTGAAGAAGCGTCTATTTCTTTGACAGAACGTCTTTATTGTGTCAAACGTCATTCCTGTTCTTAGTTTAATGATTCGTCACCAAATGAACACTGACAAAAACAAAAAGCCAAGAAACTTTGAAACACAACGGCACTGAACGCTTTATATTCCGTCTTGGCTAATTAAAGGTTTATTATACGTTATTCGgttcactttgtttttaattggaaTAAAAAAGAAACGTAACGAAAATGTTTAGGAACATAGTACTGAACAAATTTCGGAGAAgtggttttatttacatttttacagatAGATTTCTTTTCAGCTACAGTTAGAAAATGAgtaattatgatataaatattctatataattatttggagtatgttgtataaattgataaaaatactTCTGAACAATCTGATTGGTGATCATAAATCAGTTCTATCAACAAGTCTAAATCTTTTCAGAAACTCGAAAACAGTTGAATATACAGTGAATAGAATACTATGTAAAATCctattaatagtttaaaatatatttaacctacATCACTAACATAACTGACACTTCAAAGcattcatatttttctttgtgcATGATGCAAATCAAGAAATATATTGAGTCTTCATCgctaatatattttacatgttaaagAATACGAAACTTTCTCTGTACATGAtgcaaatcataaaatattta is from Tachypleus tridentatus isolate NWPU-2018 chromosome 2, ASM421037v1, whole genome shotgun sequence and encodes:
- the LOC143240990 gene encoding pyrokinin-1 receptor-like, which translates into the protein MANEVNITKYILEQLGPKRAALSMVIPMTSIYSVILLTGVIGNICTCVVIARNKYMHTATNYYLFSLAVSDVLLLVLGLPQEIYLLWQSYPYIFGESFCIIRGLTSETSTNASILTITAFTVERYLAICRPLRAYRMSQLSRAIKIIVGIWVVAALCSVPVVFQFGIVYQLKYNDTLISESAACGMKRMLPYIFEVSTFLFFFLPLTAISLLYVLIGLKLRRSTIGRVESSPELSNTRGNHHSSRRAVIKMLVAVVVSFFICWSPFHAQRLVAIYMEDTPKAEMTFEVLTHISGVMYYLSATINPILYQLMSLKFRQAFRDTFGTCLNCLQHQELPRVTFSACGHNADSSRLPLFKGISVSCNQLVSSIGRKWPSASTISVSQRAMFSSSGALNVNHRVLYSSNELSPNQRSLSNSTSKVPVQHSLETELRQNSPLSVSTGLARSKCSAPVLCPNYGLSDLQIEGYSSMSNRKSVAPVDV